A window of the Pongo abelii isolate AG06213 chromosome 10, NHGRI_mPonAbe1-v2.0_pri, whole genome shotgun sequence genome harbors these coding sequences:
- the KIF5A gene encoding kinesin heavy chain isoform X1 — MAETNNECSIKVLCRFRPLNQAEILRGDKFIPIFQGDDSVVIGGKPYVFDRVFPPNTTQEQVYHACAMQIVKDVLAGYNGTIFAYGQTSSGKTHTMEGKLHDPQLMGIIPRIARDIFNHIYSMDENLEFHIKVSYFEIYLDKIRDLLDVTKTNLSVHEDKNRVPFVKGCTERFVSSPEEILDVIDEGKSNRHVAVTNMNEHSSRSHSIFLINIKQENMETEQKLSGKLYLVDLAGSEKVSKTGAEGAVLDEAKNINKSLSALGNVISALAEGTKSYVPYRDSKMTRILQDSLGGNCRTTMFICCSPSSYNDAETKSTLMFGQRAKTIKNTASVNLELTAEQWKKKYEKEKEKTKAQKETIAKLEAELSRWRNGENVPETERLAGEEAALGAELCEETPVNDNSSIVVRIAPEERQKYEEEIRRLYKQLDDKDDEINQQSQLIEKLKQQMLDQEELLVSTRGDNEKVQQELSHLQSENDAAKDEVKEVLQALEELAVNYDQKSQEVEEKSQQNQLLVDELSQKVATMLSLESELQRLQEVSGHQRKRIAEVLNGLMKDLSEFSVIVGNGEIKLPVEISGAIEEEFTVARLYISKIKSEVKSVVKRCRQLENLQVECHRKMEVTGRELSSCQLLISQHEAKIRSLTEYMQSVELKKRHLEESYDSLSDELAKLQAQETVHEVALKDKEPDTQDADEVKKALELQMESHREAHHRQLARLRDEINEKQKTIDELKDLNQKLQLELEKLQADYEKLKSEEHEKSTKLQELTFLYERHEQSKQDLKGLEETVARELQTLHNLRKLFVQDVTTRVKKSAEMEPEDSGGIHSQKQKISFLENNLEQLTKVHKQLVRDNADLRCELPKLEKRLRATAERVKALEGALKEAKEGAMKDKRRYQQEVDRIKEAVRYKSSGKRGHSAQIAKPVRPGHYPASSPTNPYGTRSPECISYTNSLFQNYQNLYLQATPSSTSDMYFANSCTGSGATSSGGPLASYQKANMDNGVTCRVAMRLRTRPSFSLSTKRQQPANLPHPRLHTCTFSF; from the exons GGAAAGCCATATGTTTTTGACCGTGTATTCCCCCCAAACACGACTCAGGAGCAAGTTTATCATGCATGTGCCATGCAGATTGTCAAAg ATGTCCTTGCTGGCTACAATGGCACCATTTTTGCTTATGGACAGACATCCTCAGGGAAAACACATACCATGGAG GGAAAGCTGCACGACCCTCAGCTGATGGGAATCATTCCTCGAATTGCCCGAGACATCTTCAACCACATCTACTCCATGGATGAGAACCTTGAGTTCCACATCAAG GTTTCTTACTTTGAAATTTACCTGGACAAAATTCGTGACCTTCTGGATG tgaCCAAGACAAATCTGTCTGTGCACGAGGACAAGAACCGGGTGCCATTTGTCAAG GGTTGTACTGAACGCTTTGTGTCCAGCCCGGAGGAGATTCTGGATGTGATTGATGAAGGGAAATCAAATCGTCATGTGGCTGTCACCA ACATGAATGAACACAGCTCTCGGAGCCACAGCATCTTCCTCATCAACATCAAGCAGGAGAACATGGAAACGGAGCAGAAGCTCAGTGGGAAGCTGTATCTGGTGGACCTGGCAGGGAGTGAGAAG GTCAGCAAGACTGGAGCAGAGGGAGCCGTGCTGGACGAGGCAAAGAATATCAACAAGTCACTGTCAGCTCTGGGCAATGTGATCTCCGCACTGGCTGAGGGCACT aaaagctATGTTCCATATCGTGACAGCAAAATGACAAGGATTCTCCAGGACTCTCTCGGGGGAAACTGCCGGACGACTATGTTCATCTGTTGCTCACCGTCCAGTTATAATGATGCAGAGACCAAGTCCACCCTGATGTTTGGGCAGCG GGCAAAGACCATTAAGAACACTGCCTCAGTAAATCTGGAGTTGACTGCTGAGCAGTGGAAGAAGAAAtatgagaaggagaaggagaagacaaAGGCCCAGAAGGAGACCATTGCGAAGCTGGAGGCTGAGCTGAGCCGGTGGCGCAATG GAGAGAATGTGCCTGAGACAGAGCGCCTGGCTGGGGAGGAGGCAGCCCTGGGAGCCGAGCTCTGTGAGGAGACCCCTGTGAATGACAACTCATCCATTGTGGTGCGCATCGCGCCAGAGGAGCGGCAGAAATACGAGGAGGAGATCCGCCGTCTCTATAAGCAGCTTGACGACAAG GATGATGAAATCAACCAGCAAAGCCAACTCATAGAGAAGCTCAAGCAGCAAATGCTGGACCAGGAAGAG CTGCTGGTGTCCACCCGAGGAGACAACGAGAAGGTCCAGCAGGAGCTGAGCCACCTGCAATCAGAGAATGATGCCGCTAAGGATGAGGTGAAGGAAGTGCTGCAGGCCCTGGAGGAGCTGGCTGTGAACTATGACCAGAagtcccaggaggtggaggagaagaGCCAGCAGAACCAGCTTCTGGTGGATGAGCTGTCTCAGAAGGTG GCCACCATGCTGTCCCTGGAGTCTGAGTTGCAGCGGCTACAGGAGGTCAGCGGACACCAGCGAAAACGAATTGCTGAGGTGCTGAACGGGCTGATGAAGGATCTGAGCGAGTTCAGTGTCATTGTGGGCAACGGGGAGATTAAGCTG CCAGTGGAGATCAGTGGGGCCATCGAGGAGGAGTTCACTGTGGCCCGACTCTACATCAGCAAAATCAAATCAGAAGTCAAGTCTGTGGTCAAGCGGTGCCGGCAGCTGGAGAACCTCCAGGTGGAATGTCACCGCAAGATGGAAGTGACTGGGCGGGAGCTCTCATCCTGCCAGCTCCTTATCTCTCAG CACGAGGCCAAGATCCGCTCGCTTACGGAATACATGCAGAGTGTGGAGCTAAAGAAGCGGCACCTGGAAGAGTCCTATGACTCCTTGAGCGATGAGCTGGCCAAGCTCCAGGCCCAGG AAACTGTGCATGAAGTGGCCCTGAAGGACAAGGAGCCCGACACCCAGGATGCAGATGAAGTGAAG AAGGCTCTGGAGCTGCAGATGGAAAGTCACCGGGAGGCCCATCACCGGCAGCTGGCCCGGCTCCGGGATGAGATCAACGAGAAGCAGAAGACCATTGATGAGCTCAAAGA CCTAAATCAGAAGCTCCAGTTAGAGCTAGAGAAGCTTCAGGCTGACTACGAGAAGCTGAAGAGCGAAGAACACGAGAAGAGCACCAAGCTGCAGGAGCTGAC ATTTCTGTACGAGCGACATGAGCAGTCCAAGCAGGACCTCAAGGGTCTGGAGGAAACAGTT GCCCGGGAACTCCAGACCCTCCACAACCTTCGCAAGCTGTTCGTTCAAGACGTCACGACTCGAGTCAAGAAA AGTGCAGAAATGGAGCCCGAAGACAGTGGGGGGATTCACTCCCAAAAGCAGAAGATTTCCTTTCTTGAGAACAACCTGGAACAGCTTACAAAGGTTCACAAACAG CTGGTACGTGACAATGCAGATCTGCGTTGTGAGCTTCCTAAATTGGAAAAACGACTTAGGGCTACGGCTGAGAGAGTTAAGGCCCTGGAGGGTGCACTgaaggaggccaaggagggcgccATGAAGGACAAGCGCCGGTACCAGCAGGAGGTGGACCGCATCAAGGAGGCCGTTCGCTACAAGAGCTCGGGCAAACGGGGCCATTCTGCCCAGATTG CCAAACCTGTCCGGCCTGGACACTACCCAGCATCCTCACCCACCAACCCCTATGGCACCCGGAGCCCTGAGTGCATCAGTTACACCAACAGCCTCTTCCAGAACTACCAGAATCTCTACCTGCAGGCCACACCCAGCTCCACCTCAGATATGTA CTTTGCAAACTCCTGTACCGGCAGTGGAGCCACATCTTCTGGCGGCCCCTTGGCTTCCTACCAGAAGGCCAACATGGACAATG GAGTGACCTGCCGTGTGGCTATGAGGCTGAGGACCAGGCCAAGCTTTTCCCTCTCCACCAAGAGACAGCAGCCAGCTAATCTCCCACACCCACGGCTGCATACCTGCACTTTCAG tTTCTAA
- the KIF5A gene encoding kinesin heavy chain isoform 5A (The RefSeq protein has 3 substitutions compared to this genomic sequence): MAETNNECSIKVLCRFRPLNQAEILRGDKFIPIFQGDDSVVIGGKPYVFDRVFPPNTTQEQVYHACAMQIVKDVLAGYNGTIFAYGQTSSGKTHTMEGKLHDPQLMGIIPRIARDIFNHIYSMDENLEFHIKVSYFEIYLDKIRDLLDVTKTNLSVHEDKNRVPFVKGCTERFVSGPEEILDVIDEGKSNRHVAVTNMNEHSSRSHSIFLINIKQENMETEQKLSGKLYLVDLAGSEKVSKTGAEGAVLDEAKNINKSLSALGNVISALAEGTKSYVPYRDSKMTRILQDSLGGNCRTTMFICCSPSSYNDAETKSTLMFGQRAKTIKNTASVNLELTAEQWKKKYEKEKEKTKAQKETIAKLEAELSRWRNGENVPETERLAGEEAALGAELCEETPVNDNSSIVVRIAPEERQKYEEEIRRLYKQLDDKDDEINQQSQLIEKLKQQMLDQEELLVSTRGDNEKVQQELSHLQSENDAAKDEVKEVLQALEELAVNYDQKSQEVEEKSQQNQLLVDELSQKVATMLSLESELQRLQEVSGHQRKRIAEVLNGLMKDLSEFSVIVGNGEIKLPVEISGAIEEEFTVARLYISKIKSEVKSVVKRCRQLENLQVERHRKMEVTGRELSSCQLLISQHEAKIRSLTEYMQSVELKKRHLEESYDSLSDELAKLQAQETVHEVALKDKEPDTQDADEVKKALELQMESHREAHHRQLARLRDEINEKQKTIDELKDLNQKLQLELEKLQADYEKLKSEEHEKSTKLQELTFLYERHEQSKQDLKGLEETVARELQTLHNLRKLFVQDVTTRVKKSAEMEPEDSGGIHSQKQKISFLENNLEQLTKVHKQLVRDNADLRCELPKLEKRLRATAERVKALEGALKEAKEGAMKDKRRYQQEVDRIKEAVRYKSSGKRGHSAQIAKPVRPGHYPASSPTNPYGTRSPECISYTNSLFQNYQNLYLQATPSSTSDMYFANSCTGSGATSSGGPLASYQKANMDNGNATDIKDNRSDLPCGYEAEDQAKLFPLHQETAAS, encoded by the exons GGAAAGCCATATGTTTTTGACCGTGTATTCCCCCCAAACACGACTCAGGAGCAAGTTTATCATGCATGTGCCATGCAGATTGTCAAAg ATGTCCTTGCTGGCTACAATGGCACCATTTTTGCTTATGGACAGACATCCTCAGGGAAAACACATACCATGGAG GGAAAGCTGCACGACCCTCAGCTGATGGGAATCATTCCTCGAATTGCCCGAGACATCTTCAACCACATCTACTCCATGGATGAGAACCTTGAGTTCCACATCAAG GTTTCTTACTTTGAAATTTACCTGGACAAAATTCGTGACCTTCTGGATG tgaCCAAGACAAATCTGTCTGTGCACGAGGACAAGAACCGGGTGCCATTTGTCAAG GGTTGTACTGAACGCTTTGTGTCCAGCCCGGAGGAGATTCTGGATGTGATTGATGAAGGGAAATCAAATCGTCATGTGGCTGTCACCA ACATGAATGAACACAGCTCTCGGAGCCACAGCATCTTCCTCATCAACATCAAGCAGGAGAACATGGAAACGGAGCAGAAGCTCAGTGGGAAGCTGTATCTGGTGGACCTGGCAGGGAGTGAGAAG GTCAGCAAGACTGGAGCAGAGGGAGCCGTGCTGGACGAGGCAAAGAATATCAACAAGTCACTGTCAGCTCTGGGCAATGTGATCTCCGCACTGGCTGAGGGCACT aaaagctATGTTCCATATCGTGACAGCAAAATGACAAGGATTCTCCAGGACTCTCTCGGGGGAAACTGCCGGACGACTATGTTCATCTGTTGCTCACCGTCCAGTTATAATGATGCAGAGACCAAGTCCACCCTGATGTTTGGGCAGCG GGCAAAGACCATTAAGAACACTGCCTCAGTAAATCTGGAGTTGACTGCTGAGCAGTGGAAGAAGAAAtatgagaaggagaaggagaagacaaAGGCCCAGAAGGAGACCATTGCGAAGCTGGAGGCTGAGCTGAGCCGGTGGCGCAATG GAGAGAATGTGCCTGAGACAGAGCGCCTGGCTGGGGAGGAGGCAGCCCTGGGAGCCGAGCTCTGTGAGGAGACCCCTGTGAATGACAACTCATCCATTGTGGTGCGCATCGCGCCAGAGGAGCGGCAGAAATACGAGGAGGAGATCCGCCGTCTCTATAAGCAGCTTGACGACAAG GATGATGAAATCAACCAGCAAAGCCAACTCATAGAGAAGCTCAAGCAGCAAATGCTGGACCAGGAAGAG CTGCTGGTGTCCACCCGAGGAGACAACGAGAAGGTCCAGCAGGAGCTGAGCCACCTGCAATCAGAGAATGATGCCGCTAAGGATGAGGTGAAGGAAGTGCTGCAGGCCCTGGAGGAGCTGGCTGTGAACTATGACCAGAagtcccaggaggtggaggagaagaGCCAGCAGAACCAGCTTCTGGTGGATGAGCTGTCTCAGAAGGTG GCCACCATGCTGTCCCTGGAGTCTGAGTTGCAGCGGCTACAGGAGGTCAGCGGACACCAGCGAAAACGAATTGCTGAGGTGCTGAACGGGCTGATGAAGGATCTGAGCGAGTTCAGTGTCATTGTGGGCAACGGGGAGATTAAGCTG CCAGTGGAGATCAGTGGGGCCATCGAGGAGGAGTTCACTGTGGCCCGACTCTACATCAGCAAAATCAAATCAGAAGTCAAGTCTGTGGTCAAGCGGTGCCGGCAGCTGGAGAACCTCCAGGTGGAATGTCACCGCAAGATGGAAGTGACTGGGCGGGAGCTCTCATCCTGCCAGCTCCTTATCTCTCAG CACGAGGCCAAGATCCGCTCGCTTACGGAATACATGCAGAGTGTGGAGCTAAAGAAGCGGCACCTGGAAGAGTCCTATGACTCCTTGAGCGATGAGCTGGCCAAGCTCCAGGCCCAGG AAACTGTGCATGAAGTGGCCCTGAAGGACAAGGAGCCCGACACCCAGGATGCAGATGAAGTGAAG AAGGCTCTGGAGCTGCAGATGGAAAGTCACCGGGAGGCCCATCACCGGCAGCTGGCCCGGCTCCGGGATGAGATCAACGAGAAGCAGAAGACCATTGATGAGCTCAAAGA CCTAAATCAGAAGCTCCAGTTAGAGCTAGAGAAGCTTCAGGCTGACTACGAGAAGCTGAAGAGCGAAGAACACGAGAAGAGCACCAAGCTGCAGGAGCTGAC ATTTCTGTACGAGCGACATGAGCAGTCCAAGCAGGACCTCAAGGGTCTGGAGGAAACAGTT GCCCGGGAACTCCAGACCCTCCACAACCTTCGCAAGCTGTTCGTTCAAGACGTCACGACTCGAGTCAAGAAA AGTGCAGAAATGGAGCCCGAAGACAGTGGGGGGATTCACTCCCAAAAGCAGAAGATTTCCTTTCTTGAGAACAACCTGGAACAGCTTACAAAGGTTCACAAACAG CTGGTACGTGACAATGCAGATCTGCGTTGTGAGCTTCCTAAATTGGAAAAACGACTTAGGGCTACGGCTGAGAGAGTTAAGGCCCTGGAGGGTGCACTgaaggaggccaaggagggcgccATGAAGGACAAGCGCCGGTACCAGCAGGAGGTGGACCGCATCAAGGAGGCCGTTCGCTACAAGAGCTCGGGCAAACGGGGCCATTCTGCCCAGATTG CCAAACCTGTCCGGCCTGGACACTACCCAGCATCCTCACCCACCAACCCCTATGGCACCCGGAGCCCTGAGTGCATCAGTTACACCAACAGCCTCTTCCAGAACTACCAGAATCTCTACCTGCAGGCCACACCCAGCTCCACCTCAGATATGTA CTTTGCAAACTCCTGTACCGGCAGTGGAGCCACATCTTCTGGCGGCCCCTTGGCTTCCTACCAGAAGGCCAACATGGACAATG GAAATGCCACAGATATCAATGACAATAG GAGTGACCTGCCGTGTGGCTATGAGGCTGAGGACCAGGCCAAGCTTTTCCCTCTCCACCAAGAGACAGCAGCCAGCTAA